A single window of Meiothermus sp. DNA harbors:
- a CDS encoding aminotransferase class I/II-fold pyridoxal phosphate-dependent enzyme: MDFSSLAVLSGLPEQDPYHAVGVPIYATAAYGFTDLEDGAHKFATNQGYTYTRIQNPTVAALEARLAALEGAIGAVCLASGQAASFAALLALVRSGDEIVASPGLFGGTVGLLNQVLGLMGVRVHFVEPEVETVQTALNKKTRAVFVEVLGNPSLKLPDLQGLAQLCEERRVALVVDNTFGAVGALARPLEYGAHVVVHSLTKWASGHGSILGGAVLSRETPLWQHYPQFTNPDAQGKIPLEQFGARCFLERVRQLGLSLGGMVLSPFNAYLLFQGLETLELRIERACQNALTLARWLQSQPQVAWVRYPGLPSDPAHPRAARYLRNGFGSILTVGIRGGMEGASRFLAHLRIIQAPNVGDARTLAVHPWTTTHARIPEPARRAAGVGPEMIRLSVGLESPHDLQQMLAEGLRAVEWVGHED, from the coding sequence ATGGATTTTTCCAGTCTAGCGGTTTTGAGTGGGCTTCCCGAACAAGACCCCTATCACGCAGTGGGGGTGCCGATTTACGCTACGGCAGCGTATGGGTTTACCGACCTGGAGGACGGCGCCCACAAGTTTGCTACCAATCAGGGCTACACCTACACCCGCATCCAGAACCCCACGGTAGCGGCCCTCGAGGCCCGCCTGGCCGCGCTGGAAGGCGCCATCGGAGCGGTTTGCCTGGCCTCGGGTCAGGCCGCGAGCTTTGCCGCCTTGCTGGCCCTAGTGCGCTCGGGCGACGAAATTGTGGCCAGCCCAGGGTTGTTTGGGGGCACGGTGGGGCTCTTGAACCAGGTGTTGGGTCTGATGGGGGTTCGGGTGCATTTTGTAGAGCCCGAGGTGGAGACGGTGCAGACCGCTTTGAACAAAAAAACCCGGGCCGTGTTTGTGGAAGTGCTGGGGAACCCATCGCTAAAGCTCCCCGACCTGCAGGGGCTGGCGCAGCTTTGCGAAGAGCGCCGGGTAGCGCTGGTGGTGGACAACACCTTTGGCGCGGTGGGGGCCTTGGCGCGCCCGCTCGAGTACGGGGCGCATGTGGTGGTGCACAGCCTGACCAAGTGGGCCAGCGGGCACGGCTCCATTCTGGGGGGAGCGGTGTTGTCGCGGGAAACCCCGCTCTGGCAGCACTATCCGCAGTTCACCAACCCTGATGCCCAGGGCAAAATCCCTTTGGAACAGTTCGGGGCGCGATGTTTTCTGGAGCGGGTGCGCCAACTGGGGCTGTCGCTGGGCGGAATGGTGCTTTCGCCCTTTAATGCCTACCTGTTGTTCCAGGGCTTGGAGACCCTCGAGCTGCGCATCGAGCGGGCCTGTCAAAACGCCCTAACCCTTGCCCGGTGGCTCCAGTCCCAGCCCCAGGTAGCCTGGGTGCGCTATCCGGGCCTCCCCTCCGACCCCGCCCACCCCAGGGCTGCCCGGTATCTACGGAACGGGTTTGGCAGCATTCTGACTGTTGGAATTCGGGGTGGGATGGAGGGAGCCAGCCGCTTTTTGGCCCATCTGCGAATTATCCAGGCCCCCAACGTGGGTGATGCCCGCACCCTGGCGGTGCATCCCTGGACGACCACCCACGCCCGCATTCCCGAACCGGCCCGGCGGGCGGCGGGGGTGGGGCCGGAGATGATTCGCCTATCGGTGGGGCTGGAAAGCCCGCACGACCTCCAGCAGATGCTGGCTGAGGGTTTGCGGGCGGTGGAGTGGGTGGGTCATGAAGATTAG
- the metF gene encoding methylenetetrahydrofolate reductase [NAD(P)H]: MKISTLLQAAKPAISFEFFPPKTPQGEAALFRTLHELKSLNPAFVSITYGAGGSERSKTARWAERIQNEVGLVAMAHLTCVGSTREELLSMLHQYALAGVQNIMALRGDPPQGVRAFQPVAGGLRYASELVALIRAEFGNTFDVAGGGYPEGHPEAVSLEADLQNLKRKVDAGLDFVVTQLFFNNALYFGFVERARRLGITVPIVPGLMPITDLAQIRRFMDMCGASIPGPLLSRLEKAQTPQEVLEIGVEHTTRQARELLEAGVPGIHLYTLNKSPATRQVMQNLQTVLR, translated from the coding sequence ATGAAGATTAGTACCTTGCTACAAGCCGCTAAACCGGCCATCTCCTTTGAGTTTTTCCCACCCAAAACCCCCCAGGGCGAGGCGGCGCTGTTTCGCACCCTGCACGAGTTAAAATCCCTCAATCCGGCCTTTGTGTCTATCACCTATGGCGCGGGGGGCAGCGAGCGCAGCAAAACCGCCCGCTGGGCCGAGCGCATCCAGAACGAGGTGGGGTTGGTGGCCATGGCGCATCTGACCTGCGTGGGCAGCACCCGGGAAGAGCTGCTATCCATGTTGCACCAGTACGCCTTGGCCGGGGTGCAAAACATCATGGCCTTGCGGGGCGACCCCCCTCAGGGCGTGCGAGCGTTCCAGCCGGTGGCAGGTGGGCTCCGCTACGCCTCCGAGTTAGTAGCCCTAATCCGGGCCGAGTTTGGCAATACCTTCGACGTGGCCGGAGGGGGCTATCCGGAGGGACACCCCGAAGCGGTAAGCCTCGAGGCCGATCTGCAAAACCTGAAGCGAAAAGTGGATGCGGGCCTGGATTTTGTAGTAACCCAGCTTTTCTTCAACAACGCGCTGTACTTCGGTTTTGTCGAGCGGGCCCGCCGCCTGGGGATTACGGTGCCGATTGTGCCGGGCTTGATGCCCATTACCGACCTAGCCCAGATTCGCCGCTTTATGGATATGTGCGGAGCCAGCATTCCGGGGCCGCTACTCTCCAGGCTGGAGAAAGCCCAGACCCCCCAGGAAGTGCTGGAAATTGGCGTCGAGCACACCACCCGCCAGGCCCGGGAACTGCTGGAGGCGGGGGTTCCGGGGATTCACCTCTACACCCTCAACAAATCGCCCGCCACCCGGCAGGTTATGCAGAACTTGCAAACGGTTTTGCGCTAG
- a CDS encoding zinc-binding dehydrogenase, translating to MRGLLFTPSIPRYAAAKLLGKRYPPRALSLQLATLPEPERPPGFERLKVRLAGICGSDLALLYGKQAPTLSGMFSFPAVLGHEILAELGGVRVVVNPVLSCLERGLPDCPACARGDDHLCLNVAEGNLAPGMIGFCRSLGGGWAQRMVAHRERIFPIDEQVPDERAVLTEPAAVVLHGLRQAWGQRRAKPEGLPGPADGMNWPAEMLVIGAGTIGLLTLKMLRVLGFEGPLYAVARHPRQAELARLFGANQVFPSTQAAQQAAGARRYRGILGATSWRGGFEGVVEASGSPGGLQEASWAVREGGRVLLLGAPATAFHDFSPYWFRETRLLGSYTYSWDDFAQTVRLLPEMSGIETMVTHRFGLEAWPEAIKTAVSRRGIKVVFKP from the coding sequence ATGCGCGGTTTGCTCTTTACGCCCTCTATTCCGCGCTACGCAGCCGCCAAGCTGTTGGGCAAGCGCTACCCTCCCCGGGCCCTTTCCCTTCAACTGGCCACCCTGCCCGAACCCGAACGCCCCCCGGGCTTTGAGCGCCTGAAGGTGCGGCTTGCCGGCATCTGCGGCAGCGACCTGGCCTTGCTGTATGGCAAGCAGGCCCCCACCCTCTCGGGGATGTTTTCTTTTCCGGCGGTGCTGGGGCACGAAATTTTGGCCGAACTGGGAGGGGTGCGGGTGGTGGTGAACCCGGTGCTCTCGTGCCTCGAGCGCGGCCTGCCAGACTGCCCGGCCTGTGCCCGGGGCGATGACCACCTGTGCTTGAACGTGGCCGAGGGCAACCTGGCCCCCGGCATGATCGGCTTTTGCCGGAGCCTGGGGGGCGGCTGGGCCCAGCGTATGGTAGCCCACCGTGAGCGCATTTTTCCCATAGACGAGCAAGTGCCCGACGAACGCGCAGTGCTGACCGAGCCGGCGGCGGTGGTGCTGCACGGGCTGCGCCAAGCCTGGGGCCAGCGAAGGGCAAAACCGGAAGGCTTGCCTGGGCCTGCCGATGGCATGAACTGGCCTGCCGAGATGCTGGTCATCGGTGCCGGAACCATCGGGCTCCTGACCCTCAAAATGCTGCGGGTGCTGGGCTTTGAGGGGCCTTTGTACGCGGTCGCCCGCCACCCCCGCCAGGCCGAGCTGGCCAGGCTATTTGGGGCTAACCAGGTTTTCCCCTCCACCCAAGCTGCCCAGCAAGCGGCGGGCGCCCGTCGCTACCGGGGCATCCTGGGGGCTACTTCCTGGCGGGGCGGCTTTGAGGGGGTGGTGGAGGCTTCCGGTTCCCCCGGAGGCTTGCAGGAGGCCAGTTGGGCGGTGCGCGAGGGAGGACGGGTCTTGCTGCTGGGGGCCCCGGCCACGGCCTTCCACGATTTTTCGCCCTACTGGTTCCGCGAGACCCGGCTTTTGGGGAGCTACACCTATAGCTGGGACGACTTCGCCCAGACCGTTAGGCTGCTGCCCGAGATGAGCGGCATCGAAACCATGGTGACCCACCGGTTCGGCCTGGAAGCCTGGCCCGAGGCCATCAAAACCGCGGTCTCGCGGCGGGGCATCAAGGTGGTATTCAAACCCTAG
- a CDS encoding GNAT family acetyltransferase, protein MPIREFRMTDYTSVVALWQNAGLELNPSDSFEGLQKKLERDPDLFLVVEEDGQILGALLAGYDGRRGWLYHMAIHPFGQGQGWGKRMVEELEARLKAKGCLKLNLLVEPSYAGAQDFFERLGYRRDELIFMEKWLG, encoded by the coding sequence ATGCCCATCCGCGAGTTCCGCATGACCGACTACACCAGCGTGGTGGCCCTTTGGCAGAATGCGGGTCTGGAGCTCAACCCCTCGGATAGCTTCGAGGGGTTGCAAAAGAAGCTCGAGCGCGACCCCGACCTGTTTTTGGTGGTGGAAGAAGACGGGCAGATTCTAGGGGCGTTGCTCGCCGGCTACGACGGGCGGCGGGGCTGGCTTTACCACATGGCCATCCACCCCTTTGGCCAGGGGCAGGGCTGGGGCAAACGGATGGTGGAGGAGCTCGAGGCCCGCCTAAAGGCCAAGGGCTGCTTGAAGCTGAACCTGCTGGTAGAGCCCTCGTATGCTGGGGCCCAGGACTTTTTCGAGCGGCTGGGCTATCGCCGCGACGAGCTGATTTTCATGGAAAAGTGGCTGGGCTAG
- the cax gene encoding calcium/proton exchanger codes for MWNYILLAFVPLAVVLEVLHAPGVWIFLVSALALLPLAGFMGRATEELAARAGSTVGGLLNATFGNAAELIIALVALFAGKIEVVKASITGSILSNLLLVLGLSIFLGGLRYSTQKFNAQAARLMASLLTLTLIAFLLPAFFDIAERGFFKVVDPSLPDQMFSLATAGVLVLIYLSNIYFSLRTHKDLISGISEEHHQATWSLPLAVGVLAAATAGVAVMAEFLVGSLEEATQVLGLSEFFVGIILIPLVGNAAEHFAAVVFAMKNKMDLAVQIAVGSSLQIALLVAPILVIVGYFAGHPMDLVFQNPLELAALAASILATNAVVRDGETHWLEGVLLLGVYLLLGFAFFFTPH; via the coding sequence ATGTGGAACTATATCCTGCTGGCCTTCGTGCCTCTGGCGGTGGTACTGGAAGTGCTCCATGCGCCGGGGGTTTGGATTTTCCTGGTATCCGCGCTGGCCCTGCTGCCGCTGGCGGGCTTCATGGGCCGGGCTACCGAGGAGCTGGCGGCCCGGGCCGGGAGCACCGTGGGGGGCTTGCTCAACGCCACCTTTGGCAACGCCGCCGAGCTCATCATCGCGTTGGTGGCCCTGTTCGCGGGCAAGATTGAGGTGGTGAAGGCCAGTATCACCGGCTCCATCCTGTCCAACCTGCTGTTGGTGCTGGGGCTCTCGATCTTCCTGGGCGGCCTGCGCTACAGCACCCAGAAGTTCAATGCCCAGGCCGCCCGCCTCATGGCCTCCTTGCTCACCCTCACCTTGATTGCCTTCCTGCTGCCGGCTTTCTTCGACATCGCCGAGCGCGGCTTCTTTAAGGTGGTAGACCCCAGCCTGCCCGACCAGATGTTCAGCCTGGCCACGGCAGGGGTGCTGGTTCTGATTTACCTCTCCAACATCTATTTTTCCCTGCGCACCCACAAAGACCTGATCTCCGGTATCTCCGAAGAACACCACCAAGCGACCTGGAGTCTTCCACTGGCGGTGGGCGTGCTGGCTGCGGCCACCGCGGGGGTGGCGGTGATGGCCGAGTTTTTGGTGGGCAGCCTGGAGGAGGCCACCCAGGTACTGGGCCTCTCGGAGTTTTTTGTGGGCATCATCCTGATTCCGCTGGTGGGCAACGCCGCCGAGCATTTTGCGGCGGTGGTGTTTGCCATGAAAAACAAAATGGATTTGGCGGTGCAGATCGCGGTGGGTTCTTCCCTGCAGATTGCCCTGCTGGTAGCGCCCATTCTGGTGATTGTGGGCTATTTTGCGGGCCACCCGATGGATCTGGTCTTCCAGAACCCCCTGGAGCTGGCGGCCCTGGCGGCCTCGATTCTGGCCACCAACGCGGTGGTGCGGGACGGCGAGACCCACTGGCTCGAGGGCGTACTGCTGCTGGGGGTCTACCTGTTGCTGGGCTTCGCCTTCTTCTTCACCCCGCACTGA
- a CDS encoding zinc-dependent alcohol dehydrogenase family protein: MNLPSTMRAMLLEVVGQPLRLGELRLSKPQGRQVLLRVRACGVCRTDLHIYEGDLPHPKLPLVLGHEIVGEVVALGPEARRFRLGQRVGVPWLGYTCGRCRYCLRGQENLCEEARFTGYTQDGGYAEYTLAHEDYCLALPPELDDLEAAPLLCAGLIGYRAYRLAGAGVERLGLYGFGAAAHLIAQVAVFQGKKVYAFTRPGDTQAQQFALRLGAVWAGGSDQRPPEPLDAALIFAPVGALVPQALQATDKGGVVVCGGIHMSEIPAFPYRLLWEERVVRSVANLTRQDGEEFLALAAQAKVRPQVEPFALEEADLALRALAEGRVHGAAVLRVSAG; the protein is encoded by the coding sequence ATGAACCTACCTTCTACCATGCGGGCCATGCTGTTAGAAGTGGTGGGCCAGCCCTTGCGCTTAGGGGAGCTACGGCTGTCCAAGCCCCAGGGCCGCCAGGTCTTGCTTCGGGTGCGGGCCTGCGGGGTCTGCCGCACCGATTTGCACATCTACGAGGGCGACCTGCCCCACCCCAAGCTGCCTTTGGTGCTGGGGCACGAGATTGTGGGCGAGGTGGTGGCCCTGGGCCCGGAGGCCAGGCGCTTCCGGCTGGGCCAGCGGGTGGGGGTGCCCTGGCTGGGCTACACCTGCGGCCGCTGCCGCTACTGCCTGCGGGGCCAGGAGAACCTTTGCGAGGAGGCCCGCTTCACCGGCTACACCCAGGACGGGGGCTACGCCGAGTACACCCTGGCCCACGAGGACTACTGCTTGGCTCTGCCGCCGGAGCTGGACGACCTGGAGGCGGCCCCCCTGTTATGCGCGGGCCTGATCGGCTACCGGGCCTACCGGCTGGCCGGGGCGGGGGTGGAGCGGCTGGGGCTTTATGGCTTTGGGGCCGCCGCCCACCTCATTGCCCAGGTTGCTGTATTTCAGGGGAAAAAGGTCTACGCCTTCACCCGCCCCGGCGACACCCAGGCCCAGCAGTTCGCCCTGCGGCTGGGGGCGGTCTGGGCTGGGGGTTCCGACCAGAGGCCCCCCGAGCCGCTGGACGCGGCCCTCATCTTCGCCCCGGTGGGGGCCCTGGTGCCCCAGGCCCTCCAGGCCACCGACAAGGGCGGGGTGGTGGTCTGCGGAGGCATCCACATGAGCGAGATACCGGCCTTCCCCTACCGCCTGCTGTGGGAGGAACGTGTGGTGCGTTCGGTGGCCAACCTGACCCGCCAGGACGGCGAGGAGTTCTTGGCGTTGGCCGCCCAGGCCAAGGTAAGGCCCCAGGTAGAGCCCTTTGCCCTCGAGGAGGCCGACTTGGCCCTGCGCGCCCTGGCCGAGGGCCGGGTGCACGGGGCGGCGGTGCTTCGGGTCAGTGCGGGGTGA
- a CDS encoding ABC transporter substrate-binding protein: MKGVLAFLLTLGLGLGLAQKGPITVGSKIDTEGAVLCQMVKILLEANGFRVNDRCSTGTTDVVRKALLSGEIDLYPEYTGTALGVFFKDNPEAAAVTRDAAKGFAKAKELDARNNIVWLNPAPANNTWAIAVPRALAQQNNLRTMADFARWVNSGAPVRLAASQEFVDRDDALKAFEKVYGFKMKPEQLVILPGGNTTQTQQAAARGTGGVNAAMAYGTDGGIAALGLVALTDPRGAVAVYQPAITVRKAVLDRFPELANLINPVFATLDEGTLSQLNAEVAVNGKNPAEVARAYLRSKNFIR, encoded by the coding sequence ATGAAGGGTGTATTGGCTTTCCTGCTCACGCTAGGCTTGGGTCTAGGCCTGGCCCAAAAAGGCCCCATCACGGTGGGCTCCAAGATTGATACCGAGGGGGCGGTGCTGTGCCAGATGGTCAAGATTCTCCTCGAGGCCAACGGCTTTCGCGTGAACGACCGCTGCAGCACCGGTACCACCGATGTGGTGCGCAAGGCCCTGCTCTCGGGCGAGATTGACCTCTACCCCGAGTACACCGGTACGGCGCTGGGGGTGTTTTTCAAGGATAACCCGGAGGCCGCTGCCGTGACCCGCGACGCGGCCAAAGGCTTTGCCAAGGCCAAGGAACTCGACGCCCGGAACAACATCGTCTGGCTCAACCCGGCCCCGGCCAACAACACCTGGGCCATTGCGGTGCCCCGGGCTCTGGCCCAGCAAAACAACCTCCGCACCATGGCCGATTTTGCCCGCTGGGTGAACAGTGGGGCGCCGGTGCGGCTGGCGGCCAGCCAAGAATTTGTAGACCGAGACGATGCCCTCAAAGCCTTCGAGAAGGTCTACGGTTTCAAGATGAAGCCCGAGCAACTGGTCATTTTGCCGGGCGGCAACACCACCCAGACCCAGCAGGCGGCGGCCCGCGGTACGGGCGGGGTGAATGCGGCCATGGCCTACGGCACTGATGGCGGCATTGCGGCCTTAGGCCTGGTCGCCCTGACCGACCCCAGGGGGGCAGTGGCGGTGTACCAGCCAGCCATCACGGTGCGAAAGGCCGTTCTCGATCGCTTCCCCGAACTTGCGAACCTCATCAACCCGGTCTTTGCCACCCTGGATGAGGGCACGCTTTCCCAGCTCAACGCGGAAGTGGCCGTGAACGGTAAAAACCCCGCCGAGGTGGCGCGGGCCTATCTGCGTTCCAAGAACTTCATCCGGTGA
- a CDS encoding ABC transporter permease, whose product MRGSSSEPRAQGETRNTVLNPHPVALLAAGMGLLALGLPWLELKPSRIALGEAFGVWGWSGFWGLALPVLWFLIAFARGRWQGLLLGIALLFWGLLVGQGAAYLLSNQAESARVSPTGGFWLTLLALYVGYFAAYREGRWAVLSAPLALAVLVGLGVFDRLGPVLEFQSWREQFATELWRHLSLSASAVMLAIAVGVPLGVLAARSPGFGWVLGGVGFLQTIPSLALFGLLLPVLAQVSQTLRLEVALALLLVGALAFRWLWAVSGWLALALGLPLALLALAMAGAWLHSLLGPDPLQLAFQAPLQASGIRGIGAAPAVLALTLYALLPLVLNVHTGLRGVPEAVKDAGRGMGMNPAQLFWRVELPLALPLVLEGIRSAASLTIGITTVAALIGAGGLGFFVLRGVEGGAPDMVLLGAIPIILLALLVDSALRFVGGRLRRRMGI is encoded by the coding sequence GTGAGAGGATCGAGTTCAGAGCCCAGGGCCCAGGGTGAGACCCGAAATACAGTCCTGAACCCCCACCCGGTAGCCCTGCTAGCTGCCGGAATGGGGCTTCTGGCCCTGGGACTGCCCTGGCTCGAGCTCAAACCCAGCCGCATTGCCCTGGGTGAAGCCTTTGGGGTGTGGGGTTGGTCGGGTTTCTGGGGCCTGGCATTGCCCGTTCTTTGGTTTCTGATTGCCTTTGCACGGGGACGCTGGCAGGGCTTGCTGCTGGGAATAGCCCTGCTCTTCTGGGGGTTGCTGGTCGGGCAGGGGGCCGCCTATTTACTGAGCAACCAGGCGGAGAGCGCCCGGGTCTCCCCCACCGGGGGCTTCTGGCTTACCTTGCTGGCGCTGTATGTGGGCTACTTTGCCGCCTACCGCGAGGGGCGCTGGGCGGTGCTCTCGGCCCCGCTGGCCTTGGCGGTACTGGTCGGGCTCGGCGTCTTTGACCGGCTGGGGCCTGTTCTGGAGTTTCAGTCCTGGCGCGAACAGTTTGCCACCGAGCTGTGGCGCCACCTTTCGCTCTCGGCCAGCGCGGTGATGCTGGCCATTGCGGTGGGGGTGCCGCTCGGGGTGTTGGCCGCCCGCAGCCCAGGCTTTGGTTGGGTGCTGGGGGGGGTTGGTTTTTTGCAGACCATCCCTTCCCTGGCGCTTTTTGGTCTGTTGTTGCCGGTACTGGCCCAGGTTTCGCAAACCCTGCGCCTCGAGGTTGCCCTGGCCCTGCTGCTGGTGGGGGCTTTGGCTTTTCGCTGGCTGTGGGCGGTTTCCGGGTGGTTGGCGCTAGCCCTGGGTTTGCCGCTGGCGCTGCTGGCGCTGGCGATGGCAGGAGCCTGGCTCCACAGCCTCCTGGGGCCCGACCCGCTGCAGCTTGCGTTCCAGGCCCCTCTGCAAGCCTCGGGGATTCGTGGGATTGGGGCGGCCCCCGCCGTGCTGGCCCTGACCCTGTATGCGCTCCTGCCCCTGGTGCTCAATGTCCATACCGGCCTGCGGGGGGTGCCCGAGGCGGTCAAGGATGCTGGGCGCGGCATGGGCATGAACCCCGCCCAGCTCTTCTGGCGGGTCGAGTTGCCGCTGGCCCTGCCGCTCGTGCTCGAGGGTATTCGCAGCGCAGCCTCGCTCACCATCGGCATCACCACCGTCGCGGCCCTGATTGGCGCGGGGGGGCTGGGCTTCTTTGTGCTGCGCGGGGTGGAAGGAGGCGCGCCCGACATGGTGCTGCTGGGCGCGATTCCCATTATTCTGCTGGCACTGCTGGTGGACTCGGCCCTGCGGTTTGTGGGGGGGCGGCTCAGGCGCAGGATGGGAATATAG
- a CDS encoding four helix bundle protein, with product MQKLIKTYQDLIVWQRSMDLAVECYNMTASFPKNELYGLVSQINRSCASIPANIAEGHGRGSRKEYVQFLWIAHGSLCELETHVLLSERVGLMEKGQAQRLLQSCMKMLRAPIGQLAKTPHP from the coding sequence ATGCAGAAGCTGATTAAGACTTACCAAGACCTGATTGTTTGGCAACGAAGCATGGATTTAGCAGTGGAGTGCTACAACATGACGGCGTCGTTCCCCAAGAACGAACTGTATGGCTTGGTATCCCAGATTAACCGCTCGTGTGCTTCGATTCCGGCCAACATTGCGGAAGGACATGGACGTGGGTCGAGAAAAGAGTATGTCCAGTTTTTATGGATTGCTCATGGCTCGCTATGTGAACTGGAAACGCATGTCTTGTTGTCGGAGCGGGTGGGCTTGATGGAGAAAGGACAGGCTCAACGACTACTGCAATCTTGCATGAAGATGCTCCGGGCGCCGATTGGCCAACTGGCCAAAACCCCTCATCCCTGA
- a CDS encoding ABC transporter ATP-binding protein — MIRFENVVKRYGDFEALGGVSLEVAQGQLVTLLGPSGCGKTTLLRTVNRLVEPTQGTVFVGDQDVRELDEVELRRGIGYVIQSIGLFPHMSVLENVMVVPRLLGWKKEQREARAKEMLALVGLEPRTFAGRYPRALSGGQAQRVGLARALAADPPVLLMDEPFGAVDPPTRERLQDEFLKLQNKLRKTVLFVTHDLEEAVKISDRICLMNAGRIEQYDPPEVLLRSPKTPFVQVFLGPSRTLLRLSRIPLQGLIEPPDGHRPSVSIPHSASAREAFSTLLASGLRTLGVTGEDGTMVGLVRLETLLAAVSEEEP; from the coding sequence ATGATTCGCTTCGAGAATGTGGTCAAGCGCTATGGAGACTTTGAGGCGCTGGGGGGGGTGAGCCTCGAGGTCGCCCAGGGGCAGCTTGTTACCTTGCTGGGGCCGTCCGGATGCGGCAAAACCACCCTGCTTCGCACGGTTAATCGTCTGGTTGAACCCACCCAAGGCACAGTATTTGTGGGCGATCAGGATGTGCGCGAGCTGGACGAGGTGGAACTCCGGCGGGGCATCGGCTACGTAATCCAGAGCATCGGGCTGTTTCCCCACATGAGCGTGCTCGAGAACGTCATGGTGGTGCCGCGCCTGTTGGGCTGGAAGAAAGAACAGCGCGAGGCCCGGGCAAAAGAGATGCTGGCCCTGGTGGGTCTGGAACCCCGTACCTTTGCAGGCCGCTACCCGCGCGCGCTTTCGGGCGGCCAGGCCCAGCGGGTAGGTCTGGCCCGCGCCCTGGCCGCCGACCCGCCGGTGCTGCTCATGGATGAGCCTTTTGGCGCGGTGGATCCTCCGACCCGCGAACGCTTGCAGGACGAGTTTCTGAAGCTGCAAAACAAACTCCGAAAGACCGTGCTGTTCGTTACCCACGACCTCGAGGAAGCGGTCAAAATCTCGGATCGCATCTGCTTGATGAATGCGGGGCGCATAGAGCAGTACGACCCCCCCGAAGTGCTTTTGCGGAGCCCCAAAACCCCTTTTGTGCAAGTTTTTTTGGGGCCTTCGCGTACCCTTTTGCGCCTTTCGAGAATCCCTTTGCAGGGGCTGATCGAACCGCCAGACGGACACCGCCCATCGGTATCCATCCCGCATTCGGCCAGCGCCCGGGAGGCCTTTTCGACCCTGCTCGCCAGCGGCCTTCGCACCCTAGGGGTCACCGGCGAGGACGGGACGATGGTGGGTCTGGTGCGGTTGGAAACCCTGCTGGCTGCGGTCTCGGAGGAGGAACCATAG
- a CDS encoding ABC transporter permease codes for MLFGLAQQAFWKTLLSMLFPSARSPIFERETLLNLTLEHLAITFGAGTLVVLVGVPLAVWVTRPAGVAFRPLLENLVAVGQTLPPVAVLVLALPLFGFGSLGAVLALFLYGLLPVVRNSLEGLTSLPEDVREAAKGMGHTHWQMLWRVELPLALPVVLAGIRTSLVLILATATVAPLVGGGGLGVPIIAGLAVSNLAYVVQGAVAVALLAVLLDWTLARLEWTLTPWRREGVQLKSGAG; via the coding sequence GTGCTTTTCGGGTTGGCCCAGCAAGCCTTCTGGAAAACCCTTCTTTCCATGCTATTTCCCAGCGCCCGCAGCCCCATTTTTGAACGCGAGACCCTGCTGAACCTCACCCTGGAGCACCTGGCCATCACTTTTGGGGCGGGTACGTTGGTGGTACTGGTGGGGGTGCCGTTGGCCGTCTGGGTCACCCGGCCTGCGGGGGTGGCTTTCCGCCCTTTGCTCGAGAACCTGGTGGCCGTGGGGCAGACTCTCCCCCCGGTGGCGGTGCTGGTGCTAGCCCTGCCGTTGTTTGGCTTTGGCTCGCTTGGCGCGGTGCTGGCTTTGTTCTTGTACGGCCTGCTGCCCGTGGTGCGCAATAGCCTGGAAGGGCTTACTTCTCTGCCCGAGGATGTACGGGAGGCCGCCAAAGGCATGGGACATACCCACTGGCAGATGCTCTGGCGGGTGGAATTGCCGCTGGCCTTGCCGGTGGTGCTGGCGGGTATCCGTACCAGCCTGGTGCTGATTCTGGCCACCGCCACCGTAGCCCCGCTGGTGGGCGGCGGGGGGCTGGGGGTGCCGATTATCGCCGGGCTGGCCGTGAGCAACCTGGCCTATGTGGTGCAGGGGGCGGTTGCGGTGGCGTTGTTGGCGGTGTTGCTGGACTGGACGCTGGCCCGTCTGGAATGGACGCTCACCCCCTGGCGCAGGGAAGGGGTTCAACTCAAATCTGGCGCCGGATGA